One genomic window of Candidatus Alcyoniella australis includes the following:
- a CDS encoding glycosyltransferase gives MRVLVAGHRHFVSGGPERYMFRAMDLLRDRGHQVVPFALAYARNEPSEYSSLFPDPPQGGDAVYYKQIEVGPLQRARIAAQTIYSPRIRRAAQHAIGSQHIDVVYALALGNWLYPELVLAAHSCGVPVVWRLSDLGLVCPRYDMLRQGRPCELCVYSLQHAVRHRCVKGSAALSILKVAAMHTQRVAGVLEHVRTLAFPSRFTLERHAAFGIDPQKLAYLPPLAPTVSTTRRPRPEHLLFVGNLLEHKGLDVVRRALKLIDDPPPLLVAGAELSQSLSGAKDVRYMGFLDYPALSKLYRKALAVLVPSLWYENAPNVVFEAMAHGAPVIASEIGSLPELVEHEQNGLLAAPGDAEHWARMIKRLMDDPQYATELGRAGRRTVRERFSEQVHWQALEGLLVG, from the coding sequence GTGCGCGTGCTGGTCGCCGGACATCGCCATTTCGTCTCAGGCGGTCCCGAGCGCTATATGTTTCGCGCGATGGACCTGCTGCGCGACCGCGGTCACCAGGTGGTGCCGTTCGCCCTGGCCTACGCACGCAACGAGCCCAGTGAATACAGTTCTCTGTTTCCCGATCCGCCCCAGGGCGGCGATGCGGTCTACTACAAGCAGATCGAGGTCGGGCCGTTGCAGCGTGCGCGGATTGCGGCCCAGACAATCTACTCCCCACGCATCCGTCGGGCGGCACAGCATGCTATCGGCTCCCAACACATCGATGTGGTATACGCCCTGGCTCTAGGTAACTGGCTCTACCCCGAGCTGGTGCTGGCGGCCCACAGCTGCGGCGTGCCCGTGGTCTGGCGGCTGAGCGATTTGGGCCTGGTCTGTCCGCGCTACGACATGCTGCGCCAGGGCCGTCCTTGCGAGCTATGCGTCTATTCCCTGCAGCACGCGGTGCGCCACCGTTGCGTCAAGGGCTCGGCCGCCCTGAGCATACTCAAGGTCGCGGCGATGCACACCCAGCGCGTAGCGGGAGTGCTCGAGCACGTGCGCACCTTGGCGTTTCCCAGCCGCTTCACGCTCGAGCGCCACGCGGCGTTCGGTATCGACCCCCAAAAGCTGGCCTATTTGCCGCCCCTGGCGCCGACCGTGTCTACGACCAGGCGTCCGCGGCCCGAGCACCTGTTGTTCGTGGGCAACCTACTCGAGCACAAAGGGCTCGACGTTGTGCGGCGGGCGCTGAAGCTCATCGACGATCCGCCGCCGCTGCTGGTGGCCGGAGCCGAGCTCTCGCAAAGCCTGTCCGGTGCCAAAGATGTGCGCTATATGGGGTTCCTGGACTATCCGGCGCTGAGCAAGCTCTATCGCAAGGCGCTGGCCGTGCTGGTCCCCTCGCTGTGGTACGAAAACGCGCCCAACGTGGTGTTCGAGGCCATGGCCCACGGCGCGCCGGTGATCGCCAGCGAGATCGGCAGCCTGCCCGAGCTGGTCGAGCACGAGCAAAACGGGCTGCTGGCCGCACCCGGCGACGCAGAGCACTGGGCCCGGATGATTAAACGCCTGATGGACGATCCGCAGTACGCTACGGAACTCGGGCGCGCGGGCAGGCGCACGGTGCGCGAGCGCTTCAGCGAACAGGTCCACTGGCAGGCCCTCGAAGGGCTGCTGGTCGGCTGA
- a CDS encoding lysophospholipid acyltransferase family protein, whose amino-acid sequence MEQQSVGRRIGDFLRFLCVSTAAAITLVIWGTPWNVTPFLLRKVYYRYTVSWFRALLFFARAKVEAQIDPKLDLEQPYVVVSNHLSHYDIPATAAAMPMRLYFVAKRSLFFVPILASGLRRLQMICIDRRSTKRAYCSLDQAVQQIAQGCTVLLYPEGGIGRRPHLRSFGKGAFNLAVQAQVPLLPVVVSGSFDVFDLRRASSHPGIIRVKALDPVPTAGLTREDVPRLVEQVRQMMIEAGAVPED is encoded by the coding sequence GTGGAACAACAGTCAGTAGGCCGCAGAATCGGCGATTTTTTAAGGTTCCTGTGTGTAAGCACCGCCGCGGCTATCACCCTGGTCATCTGGGGCACCCCTTGGAACGTCACCCCTTTTCTGCTGCGCAAGGTCTACTACCGCTACACGGTATCCTGGTTCCGCGCGCTGTTGTTTTTCGCCCGGGCCAAGGTCGAGGCCCAGATCGATCCCAAGCTCGACCTTGAGCAGCCGTACGTGGTGGTGAGCAATCACCTGTCGCACTACGATATTCCGGCCACAGCAGCGGCCATGCCGATGCGGCTGTACTTCGTGGCCAAACGCTCGCTGTTCTTCGTGCCGATTCTCGCCAGCGGACTGCGCAGGCTGCAAATGATCTGTATCGACCGCCGCTCCACAAAGCGGGCCTACTGTAGTTTGGATCAAGCCGTGCAACAGATCGCTCAGGGCTGCACGGTGCTGCTCTACCCCGAGGGCGGCATCGGCCGCCGACCGCATCTGCGCAGCTTTGGCAAAGGCGCGTTCAACCTGGCGGTGCAGGCCCAGGTGCCGCTGCTGCCGGTCGTGGTCTCCGGCAGCTTTGATGTGTTCGACCTGCGGCGGGCCAGCTCGCATCCGGGCATAATCCGTGTCAAGGCGCTCGATCCGGTGCCTACTGCGGGTTTGACGCGCGAGGATGTTCCTCGGTTGGTCGAGCAGGTGCGGCAAATGATGATCGAGGCCGGCGCGGTTCCAGAGGATTGA
- a CDS encoding amidohydrolase family protein produces MDTKKFDDHFALAQLPYFEIEDGRLKFDPAMGPVIDMHTHLALQFLAPPSIDMEQLTDEVENYLPTRGLPIDMEIYGNLSFDKPSLERMNYDLIWGCLRKPGARLTHTAANLLRAMKDLQISHCVMHAIELPLISHNSEIYLEVSKRHPGLITFGSAHPYAPGAAKRIDKLAKMGVKGIKVHPSTQGFYPQGKRMMKLYERCAANNLPVLYHCGPAGIEPEKLRRFTQVKLYEQPIAEFPTVTFYLGHSGATQTDEAIDLALRYPNVVLDVSCQGAIGMRKIFERADHERIVFGTDWPFYHQAFGLAKTVIACEGDDQLRRKVMYENAARLLGLDNN; encoded by the coding sequence ATGGACACCAAGAAATTCGACGACCATTTCGCACTAGCGCAGCTGCCCTACTTCGAGATCGAGGATGGTCGGCTGAAGTTCGATCCGGCCATGGGCCCGGTGATCGACATGCACACCCATTTGGCTTTGCAGTTCCTTGCACCGCCATCGATCGACATGGAACAGCTGACCGACGAGGTCGAGAACTACCTGCCGACCAGAGGGCTGCCGATCGACATGGAGATCTACGGCAACCTGAGCTTTGACAAGCCCTCACTGGAGCGGATGAACTATGACTTGATCTGGGGCTGCCTGCGCAAGCCCGGAGCGCGCCTCACCCATACTGCGGCCAACCTGTTGCGGGCAATGAAGGATCTGCAGATCAGTCATTGCGTGATGCACGCCATTGAGCTGCCGTTGATCTCGCACAACTCCGAAATCTACCTCGAGGTCTCCAAACGCCACCCCGGGCTGATTACCTTCGGATCGGCCCACCCCTACGCGCCCGGCGCGGCCAAGCGGATCGACAAGTTGGCCAAGATGGGCGTCAAGGGCATCAAGGTCCACCCCTCGACTCAAGGCTTCTATCCTCAGGGCAAGCGCATGATGAAGCTCTACGAACGTTGCGCGGCCAACAACCTGCCCGTGCTCTACCACTGCGGTCCGGCCGGGATCGAGCCTGAGAAGCTACGTCGCTTTACCCAGGTCAAGCTCTACGAGCAGCCGATCGCCGAATTCCCCACCGTGACGTTTTACCTGGGCCACTCCGGCGCCACGCAGACCGACGAGGCGATCGACCTAGCGCTGCGCTATCCCAACGTGGTGCTCGATGTCTCGTGCCAGGGAGCGATCGGCATGCGCAAGATCTTTGAGCGCGCCGACCACGAGCGGATCGTCTTCGGCACGGACTGGCCGTTCTACCACCAGGCTTTCGGCCTGGCCAAGACAGTGATCGCCTGCGAGGGCGACGATCAACTGCGGCGCAAGGTGATGTACGAAAACGCGGCGCGCCTGCTGGGGCTGGATAACAACTGA
- the terL gene encoding phage terminase large subunit, whose protein sequence is MTASKAKTSKATKSSKSPSDPTRTISGTKSQIAQRLLANPAEFLRFLYPEHEFRPFHCQWLELVANNRLTLILAPRGHAKTTVVTISEIVRRLLADRDCRILLASNTQDQARAIYRTVRELLQKQITPCGLFGDPIERSIINELWLTKRKKIHKEASLTALGVFGALTLRHFDQIFVDDALDFENTRSATQRKKFREWVGMTLLPTLEPGGHIHWVGTRYHNQDFYGAELLDQARYPTLVWNQGSHRALLEDGGALWPERFSVQELEQIRQQVGSTIFAAQYLNDTQFMRGTIFREQWFRYFHEPPQDPAIYIGFDPAISQSEQADYSALAVVGRTGQDLYVLEAYKGRWTFDEQLRLLALAAQKWRPLTIGIEDVAYQRALIETCRNNGLPVVAVPRRTDKVSRAYVMQGLFESGRIYFPAAGRLHELEAELTAFPEGEHDDLFDALETAIGQAQRPHVGIILI, encoded by the coding sequence ATGACAGCAAGCAAAGCGAAAACGAGCAAAGCGACCAAGTCATCGAAGTCACCCTCGGACCCGACCCGTACTATCAGCGGCACTAAATCGCAGATCGCCCAGCGGCTGCTGGCAAACCCGGCCGAATTTCTGCGATTTCTCTATCCGGAGCACGAGTTCCGGCCGTTTCACTGCCAATGGCTCGAGCTGGTCGCAAACAATCGGCTGACACTGATCCTCGCGCCGCGCGGCCATGCCAAGACCACGGTGGTCACAATCTCGGAGATCGTGCGCAGGCTGCTGGCCGACCGCGATTGCCGGATATTGCTGGCGTCAAACACCCAGGATCAGGCCCGGGCGATCTATCGCACGGTGCGCGAGCTGCTGCAAAAGCAGATCACGCCCTGCGGGCTGTTCGGCGATCCAATCGAACGCTCCATAATCAACGAACTGTGGCTGACCAAGCGTAAAAAGATCCACAAGGAGGCGAGCCTCACTGCATTGGGCGTATTCGGCGCGCTAACGCTGCGCCATTTCGACCAGATCTTTGTGGACGATGCCCTGGACTTCGAGAACACTCGCAGCGCGACCCAGCGCAAGAAGTTCCGCGAGTGGGTGGGCATGACCCTGCTGCCGACCCTTGAGCCCGGCGGGCACATCCACTGGGTGGGCACGCGCTATCACAACCAGGATTTCTACGGCGCGGAGCTGCTCGACCAGGCGCGCTACCCCACCCTGGTCTGGAACCAGGGCAGCCATCGCGCACTGCTCGAGGATGGCGGCGCATTGTGGCCCGAGCGCTTCTCGGTCCAGGAGCTGGAACAGATCAGGCAACAGGTCGGCTCGACGATCTTTGCCGCGCAATACCTCAACGACACCCAGTTTATGCGCGGCACGATCTTCCGTGAGCAGTGGTTTCGCTACTTTCACGAGCCACCCCAGGACCCGGCGATCTACATCGGCTTTGACCCGGCGATCTCGCAATCCGAGCAGGCCGACTACTCGGCCCTGGCCGTGGTCGGACGCACAGGCCAGGACCTGTACGTGCTCGAGGCCTACAAGGGGCGCTGGACCTTTGACGAACAGCTGCGGCTGTTGGCCCTGGCCGCGCAAAAATGGCGGCCGCTGACCATCGGCATCGAGGACGTGGCGTACCAGCGGGCTCTGATCGAGACCTGCCGAAACAACGGCTTGCCCGTTGTGGCCGTGCCCAGACGCACGGACAAGGTCTCACGGGCCTACGTGATGCAGGGGCTGTTCGAGTCCGGCAGGATCTACTTCCCGGCCGCGGGCCGACTGCACGAACTCGAGGCCGAGCTGACCGCGTTCCCCGAGGGCGAACACGACGACCTGTTCGACGCCCTGGAAACCGCGATCGGACAGGCGCAACGCCCCCATGTTGGGATAATTTTAATCTGA
- a CDS encoding phage portal protein, with amino-acid sequence MGRIRDLFRRAEKRPNDKYFRAAAAEVWPYEVQHGRPRPDDLAQGLETSAAHVWVYACTNAVARCAARVPIEILKPAAPRGQQVTALPSDPVARPFLAVNDFMSQAELIELTVLHLLLTGNAYWDIERQTGEIWPLRPDRVSVVPHSTEFVSGYLYRNRGVTVRFDVDEVVHFKLPNPSDPWYGLAPLRAAFDSVQADRYAILGSKQFQQHGAVPAGILTAPHALDSEQVERLRGEWKRLYGGPKGRQRVAVLQGGMDFRTISISARDAEVIAQRKLNREEICAVFGVPPAVVGLFEYANYANADVQERLFWRNTVIPHVRRIAQRLNESDVLPQGWHAEPDLSDLATLLSDQPTQGRSN; translated from the coding sequence GTGGGCAGAATACGCGACCTGTTCCGCAGGGCTGAGAAACGCCCTAATGACAAGTATTTCCGCGCAGCCGCGGCCGAGGTCTGGCCCTACGAGGTTCAGCACGGCCGGCCGCGTCCCGACGATTTGGCCCAGGGGCTCGAGACCTCGGCGGCCCACGTCTGGGTCTACGCCTGCACCAATGCGGTGGCGCGTTGCGCCGCCCGGGTGCCGATCGAGATCCTCAAGCCCGCGGCGCCGCGGGGACAACAGGTCACCGCGCTGCCCAGCGACCCGGTGGCCCGGCCGTTCCTGGCGGTCAACGACTTTATGTCCCAGGCCGAACTGATCGAGCTGACCGTGCTGCATTTGCTGCTCACGGGCAACGCCTACTGGGATATCGAGCGCCAGACCGGCGAGATCTGGCCGTTGCGGCCCGATCGGGTGAGCGTGGTGCCGCACTCCACCGAGTTCGTCAGCGGCTACCTCTACCGCAACCGCGGGGTGACCGTACGCTTTGACGTGGACGAGGTGGTGCACTTCAAGCTGCCCAATCCCAGCGACCCGTGGTACGGCCTGGCGCCGCTACGCGCGGCGTTCGACTCGGTTCAGGCCGACCGCTACGCGATTTTGGGCAGCAAGCAGTTCCAGCAACACGGCGCGGTGCCCGCGGGCATCCTGACCGCGCCCCACGCCCTGGACAGCGAGCAGGTCGAACGCCTGCGCGGCGAGTGGAAGCGGCTCTATGGCGGTCCCAAGGGGCGCCAGCGCGTGGCCGTGCTCCAGGGCGGCATGGACTTCCGCACGATCAGCATCAGCGCCCGCGACGCCGAAGTGATCGCCCAGCGCAAGCTCAACCGCGAGGAGATCTGCGCGGTGTTCGGCGTGCCGCCGGCGGTTGTCGGCCTGTTCGAGTACGCTAACTACGCCAACGCCGATGTCCAGGAGCGGCTGTTCTGGCGCAACACCGTGATCCCCCACGTACGGCGCATTGCCCAGCGCCTCAACGAGTCCGACGTGCTGCCCCAGGGCTGGCACGCCGAGCCCGACCTGAGCGACCTGGCAACGCTGCTCAGCGATCAGCCGACGCAAGGCCGCTCCAACTAA
- a CDS encoding HK97 family phage prohead protease gives MRNKIYSSGRVRVVDADNFVTEHVISTEDVDRDGEVVVFDDLERAARNFVNNPVVLFFHNADPATPKLPIGRNLELRREQGRVVARTQFAVREDQSGFTRTLWNLHVGGYLNGVSIGFRPERVEVVGQGREAVRVVHVDELLEYSLVPIPANPEALTSMAKALADRRRVQLGKPSAYVTGFATADAALNALSGERDPGQPDAQRRAVRPRRRVGDQRARPAAGAAVHVAGRACGLQKQRHAVHQPRVAHSPGRRRDHRRESGLSAQHPTDLLVHHHACRLVFLRVGGGMLGRFDQPQRIQRLRAATQARGRIRGQVVRTL, from the coding sequence ATGCGAAACAAGATCTATTCCAGCGGCCGGGTGCGGGTGGTCGACGCGGATAACTTCGTCACCGAGCACGTGATCTCCACCGAGGACGTTGACCGGGACGGCGAGGTGGTGGTCTTCGACGACCTGGAGCGCGCCGCGCGCAATTTCGTCAACAATCCGGTGGTGTTGTTTTTTCACAACGCCGATCCGGCCACGCCCAAGCTGCCCATCGGCCGCAACCTCGAGCTGCGGCGCGAGCAGGGCCGGGTGGTGGCCCGCACCCAGTTCGCGGTGCGCGAGGACCAGAGCGGGTTCACGCGCACGTTGTGGAACCTGCACGTGGGCGGCTATCTCAACGGCGTGTCCATCGGCTTCCGCCCCGAACGGGTCGAGGTCGTGGGCCAGGGCCGCGAGGCAGTGCGCGTGGTGCATGTGGACGAGCTGCTCGAGTACAGCCTGGTGCCGATCCCGGCCAACCCCGAGGCGCTGACCTCCATGGCCAAGGCCCTGGCCGATCGCCGCCGGGTCCAGCTCGGCAAGCCCTCGGCCTATGTCACGGGCTTTGCCACTGCCGACGCCGCCCTAAACGCCCTGAGCGGCGAGCGCGATCCTGGCCAGCCCGACGCCCAGCGCCGTGCAGTTCGACCTCGACGACGCGTCGGAGATCAGCGAGCACGACCTGCTGCTGGTGCCGCTGTCCACGTTGCGGGCCGTGCGTGTGGACTCCAAAAACAGCGACACGCTGTGCATCAGCCCCGCGTTGCCCACAGCCCCGGCCGGAGGCGAGACCATCGCCGCGAGTCTGGTCTATCGGCTCAACACCCGACCGACCTCCTCGTTCACCATCACGCGTGCCGGCTCGTTTTTCTGCGAGTGGGCGGCGGGATGCTGGGTCGATTCGATCAGCCTCAGCGTATCCAGCGGCTCCGAGCCGCGACTCAAGCTCGCGGGCGGATACGCGGACAAGTCGTACGCACACTCTGA